From the Arthrobacter sp. PM3 genome, one window contains:
- a CDS encoding efflux RND transporter permease subunit, producing MRWLIGISLRFRTVVVAIACAVMLLGSLQLGSASVDVFPEFAPPRVEIQTACLGLTAQEVEELVSVPIEAAVSGMPGLDELRSKSVPQLSSIVLVFHQGTDLLNARQQVSERMASVTAALPTWAAPPVMLQPLSATSRVMKIGMTSSEHSLIEMSMLSYWTIRARLLRVPGVANVAIWGERLQMLQVQVEPEKLKAQNVSLNQVMEVTAGALDAGLLKYSPGRFIGTGGFIDSPNQRMGIRHVQPIQTPADLAQVTIREKDGVALHLGDVAQVVEDHQPLIGDAVINSGHGLMLIVEKLPWGNTLDVTKGVEEALHELQPGLSGISFDTTIFRPASFVEESISNLSTALLLGCLLVVMILVAFLFQWRTALISLIAIPLSLLTAALVLYFTASSINTMVLAGLVIAVGVVVDDAIIDVENIMRRLRQHRAAGLKGSGSNESAASVVLKASLEMRSPIVYATLIIVVAAVPIFFLEGLTGVFFRPLAITYTLAVMASMLVALTVTPALALILLGNAKLEQRDAPLVRVLKRGYHAVLSRVMNRPRYGYAAFGALALVGLAIVPVMGQSLFPTFKERDFLMHWVSQPGTSAEEEYRISQRGCAEFLQVPGVLNCGTHIGQAFAADEIVGVNAGEHWISIDRHADYDKTLAAVQEVVDGYPGLHRDVQTYLKERIEEVLTGASEPILVRVYGDDLATLREQAQRVKAILDAIHGTEDAHVSLEVEVPQISVTVNLAAAQKYGLKPGDVRRAAATLVAGEEVGDVFREGRAYDVQVWSTPATRASVTSIEDLPIDTPSGQRVRLADVAAVSLQAVPNQIDRTNGSRRVEVGSFLAQGADLGAVVGELQSQLDKLQLPPGYSVQLLGEYTEREAATNRLMIFALAALALILLLLQTSFRSWRLAVLSLLTLPIALVGGVIAAYMTGGVLSLGSVVGFLTVMGIAARNGILLINHCQHLERHEGEPFGRALVMRGASERLSPILMTTLATGLALVPLVVMGNVPGHEIEHPMAVVILGGLVTSTLLNLFIVPSLYLRFAKSRKTLERERAAAGPATA from the coding sequence ATGCGCTGGCTCATCGGGATCAGCCTCAGGTTCAGGACCGTGGTGGTCGCCATCGCGTGTGCCGTGATGCTGCTCGGGTCCCTGCAACTGGGGTCCGCGTCCGTGGACGTCTTTCCCGAGTTCGCCCCGCCGCGGGTGGAAATTCAAACCGCGTGCCTGGGCTTGACCGCCCAGGAAGTCGAGGAACTGGTCAGCGTGCCGATCGAAGCCGCCGTGAGCGGCATGCCGGGCCTGGACGAACTGCGGTCAAAATCGGTGCCGCAGCTGTCCTCGATCGTGCTGGTTTTCCACCAGGGCACCGATCTGCTCAACGCCCGGCAGCAGGTCTCGGAGCGGATGGCTTCAGTGACGGCGGCGCTCCCGACGTGGGCGGCCCCGCCGGTGATGCTGCAGCCGCTGTCCGCGACCAGCCGGGTCATGAAGATCGGCATGACCTCCTCCGAGCACTCCCTCATCGAAATGTCCATGCTGTCCTACTGGACCATCCGGGCCCGGCTCCTGCGGGTCCCGGGCGTCGCGAACGTGGCCATCTGGGGCGAGCGCCTGCAGATGCTCCAGGTCCAGGTGGAGCCGGAGAAGCTCAAGGCGCAGAACGTCTCCCTCAACCAGGTCATGGAGGTCACCGCCGGCGCCCTCGACGCGGGCCTGCTGAAGTACTCGCCCGGACGGTTCATCGGCACCGGCGGTTTCATCGACAGCCCCAACCAGAGGATGGGGATCCGGCACGTCCAGCCGATCCAGACCCCCGCGGACCTGGCCCAGGTCACGATCCGGGAAAAGGACGGGGTTGCCCTGCACCTGGGTGATGTGGCCCAGGTGGTGGAGGACCACCAGCCGCTCATCGGCGACGCGGTGATCAACAGCGGGCACGGGCTCATGCTGATCGTCGAAAAGCTGCCCTGGGGCAACACCCTGGACGTGACCAAGGGTGTTGAAGAAGCCCTCCACGAGCTGCAGCCGGGCCTGAGCGGCATCAGCTTCGATACCACCATCTTCCGCCCGGCAAGCTTCGTTGAGGAGTCGATCTCCAACCTCAGCACCGCCCTGCTGCTGGGCTGCCTGCTTGTGGTCATGATCCTGGTCGCGTTCCTCTTCCAGTGGCGCACGGCGCTGATCAGCCTCATCGCCATCCCGTTGTCCCTGCTGACCGCCGCACTCGTGCTGTACTTCACGGCCAGTTCGATCAACACCATGGTCCTGGCCGGACTGGTCATCGCGGTGGGCGTCGTGGTCGACGACGCGATCATCGACGTCGAAAACATCATGCGCCGTCTGCGGCAGCACCGCGCCGCGGGTCTTAAGGGCTCGGGCAGCAACGAATCCGCGGCTTCGGTGGTCCTGAAAGCCTCGCTCGAGATGCGCAGCCCGATCGTGTACGCGACCCTGATCATCGTGGTCGCCGCCGTGCCCATCTTCTTCCTCGAGGGACTGACCGGCGTCTTCTTCCGGCCCCTCGCCATCACTTACACCCTGGCAGTCATGGCTTCCATGCTGGTGGCACTGACCGTCACGCCGGCACTGGCCCTGATCCTGCTGGGCAACGCCAAACTGGAACAGCGCGACGCTCCCCTGGTCCGGGTGCTCAAGCGCGGCTACCACGCTGTCCTGTCCAGGGTCATGAACCGGCCCCGCTACGGGTATGCGGCCTTCGGCGCGCTCGCCCTCGTGGGACTGGCCATTGTCCCCGTGATGGGACAGTCCCTGTTCCCCACGTTCAAGGAACGTGACTTCCTGATGCACTGGGTGTCGCAGCCCGGGACCTCCGCGGAGGAGGAGTACCGGATCTCGCAGCGCGGCTGCGCGGAGTTCCTCCAGGTGCCCGGCGTCCTGAACTGCGGCACCCACATCGGCCAGGCGTTCGCCGCCGACGAGATCGTCGGCGTCAACGCCGGCGAACACTGGATCAGCATCGACCGGCACGCGGACTACGACAAGACCCTCGCCGCCGTCCAGGAAGTGGTGGACGGCTATCCGGGCCTGCACCGTGATGTGCAGACCTACCTCAAGGAGCGGATCGAAGAGGTCCTGACGGGCGCCAGCGAACCCATCCTGGTCCGCGTCTACGGGGATGACCTGGCCACGCTCCGGGAGCAGGCCCAACGGGTCAAGGCCATCCTGGACGCCATCCACGGCACCGAGGACGCGCACGTCTCCCTTGAGGTGGAAGTCCCGCAGATCTCCGTCACCGTCAACCTTGCCGCGGCACAGAAATACGGGCTCAAGCCCGGCGACGTGAGGCGGGCCGCTGCGACGCTGGTGGCCGGCGAGGAAGTCGGGGACGTCTTCCGGGAGGGCCGGGCGTACGACGTCCAGGTCTGGAGCACCCCGGCGACGCGCGCCAGCGTGACCAGCATCGAGGACCTGCCGATCGACACCCCCAGCGGCCAGCGGGTCCGGCTCGCCGACGTCGCCGCCGTGAGCCTGCAGGCCGTACCGAACCAGATCGACCGCACCAACGGATCACGCCGCGTGGAAGTTGGCTCGTTCCTCGCCCAGGGCGCAGACCTTGGCGCAGTGGTCGGCGAGCTGCAGTCACAGCTGGACAAGCTGCAGCTGCCCCCCGGCTACAGCGTGCAGTTGCTCGGTGAGTACACGGAACGCGAGGCCGCCACCAACCGCCTCATGATCTTCGCCCTGGCGGCGCTGGCCCTGATCCTCCTGCTGCTGCAGACCTCCTTCCGAAGCTGGCGGCTGGCCGTACTGTCGCTGCTGACGCTGCCGATCGCCCTGGTGGGCGGGGTCATCGCCGCCTACATGACCGGCGGCGTCCTGTCCCTGGGTTCGGTGGTCGGGTTCCTGACCGTGATGGGGATCGCCGCGCGCAACGGCATCCTGCTCATCAACCACTGCCAGCATCTGGAACGGCACGAGGGCGAGCCTTTCGGCCGTGCCCTGGTGATGCGCGGGGCCTCGGAGCGGCTCTCGCCGATCCTGATGACCACCCTGGCAACCGGACTGGCACTGGTGCCCCTCGTGGTCATGGGCAATGTCCCCGGCCACGAAATCGAACACCCCATGGCCGTCGTCATCCTCGGCGGCCTGGTCACCTCCACCCTGCTCAACCTGTTCATCGTTCCGTCGCTGTACCTCCGGTTCGCCAAATCCCGGAAAACACTCGAACGGGAACGCGCTGCAGCCGGCCCGGCTACCGCCTGA
- a CDS encoding class A beta-lactamase-related serine hydrolase, which translates to MRARYLTAAAVAVALVGTGGVYAAGLSGPPADPPAVAAAPTSAAPPVTAPPVTALPSSPPAVTDAGPAAAPEATDLPASAPAPPAPVSAPAAAPAAKPAEVPAVAPAGGVSPELGSRINGIIAANSAYALGVSLIDVSNGEVHNYGVKGNFVAASTAKILAASAYYHLVETGRASLTARMGASTAGVQIRQMVQQSNNDSWALILQAVGQRGITDYAASIGITYDRTVNLLTPAEMGRILQLLYTGQLLNGPHTAQLLSYMQHTNYETLIPPAVPPGIEVYHKYGLLFGNLHDASILVKDGRAYVFVVYTRGKSYADMAPRTWIIQELTRTVTAALF; encoded by the coding sequence TTGCGGGCCCGCTATCTGACGGCTGCCGCCGTCGCGGTTGCCCTGGTGGGCACCGGCGGCGTCTATGCCGCCGGACTGTCAGGGCCGCCGGCCGACCCGCCCGCGGTTGCCGCCGCGCCCACCAGCGCCGCGCCCCCGGTGACGGCGCCGCCGGTGACGGCGCTGCCGTCGTCACCGCCGGCAGTCACGGACGCCGGCCCGGCCGCCGCACCGGAAGCCACCGATTTGCCCGCCTCCGCGCCCGCCCCGCCTGCGCCTGTGTCCGCACCCGCCGCCGCTCCCGCCGCCAAGCCCGCGGAGGTCCCCGCCGTCGCCCCGGCCGGGGGCGTCAGCCCTGAACTGGGCAGCCGGATCAACGGCATCATCGCGGCCAACAGCGCGTATGCGCTGGGGGTGTCGCTCATCGACGTCTCGAACGGCGAGGTCCACAACTACGGGGTCAAAGGAAACTTCGTGGCCGCCAGTACGGCCAAAATCCTGGCGGCATCGGCTTACTACCACCTGGTCGAGACCGGGCGTGCGTCGCTGACCGCCCGGATGGGCGCCTCGACGGCCGGGGTCCAAATCCGCCAGATGGTCCAGCAAAGCAACAACGATTCGTGGGCGTTGATCCTTCAGGCCGTCGGTCAGCGGGGCATCACGGATTATGCCGCGTCCATCGGGATCACCTACGACCGCACGGTGAACCTGCTGACCCCGGCCGAGATGGGCCGCATACTTCAGTTGCTCTACACGGGGCAGCTGCTGAACGGGCCGCACACGGCCCAGCTGCTCTCCTACATGCAGCACACGAACTACGAAACGCTGATCCCGCCGGCTGTTCCGCCCGGAATCGAGGTTTATCACAAGTACGGGCTGCTGTTCGGAAACCTGCACGATGCCAGCATCCTGGTCAAGGACGGCCGGGCCTACGTGTTCGTCGTGTACACCCGCGGCAAGAGCTACGCGGACATGGCCCCCCGGACCTGGATCATCCAGGAGCTCACCCGCACCGTGACCGCCGCGCTGTTCTGA
- a CDS encoding type II toxin-antitoxin system HipA family toxin — translation MPADLQDLKFVRSADVYKNGVLAGQLNRTGTGGVRFAYLPAYVAAGGPAVAVSLPVSGAAVETSAGALPAFFSGLLPEGHRLTVLKTATKTSFDDELTLLLAVGADVPGDVQVVPAGAAPVEPPALADTSRPEDLDFSVLANTVDLHGLPGVQRKTSASMLTTPVALRGHRYVLKLDPPEHPHLVVNEAAHLRAAKALKIPVAKSRVITDRNGMPGLLVERFDRVRSPAGDWVRLPLEDGTQVLGLPPAAKYGVSAEQVASALAGICKAPVVASRNLYLQFVFAWLTGNGDLHAKNLAVLGSGPGRTMAPVFDVPCTLLYGDETLALPIAGRTRNLRSRHWAEFAAVLGLLPRAAASANSTALAAAGTVRLEELPFTGSPLRGAQRELGFRRRELGG, via the coding sequence TTGCCGGCGGACCTGCAGGACCTGAAGTTCGTCCGGTCCGCGGATGTCTACAAGAACGGGGTGTTGGCCGGGCAACTGAACCGGACCGGCACCGGCGGAGTGCGGTTCGCGTACCTGCCGGCCTATGTTGCCGCCGGCGGCCCCGCCGTCGCCGTGTCACTTCCGGTGTCCGGGGCGGCGGTGGAGACCTCCGCCGGTGCCCTGCCGGCCTTCTTCTCCGGACTCCTCCCGGAGGGGCACCGCCTCACGGTCCTGAAGACCGCGACCAAGACCAGCTTCGACGACGAACTGACCCTCCTGCTGGCTGTCGGTGCCGATGTGCCCGGCGATGTCCAGGTGGTTCCCGCTGGCGCCGCGCCGGTGGAACCGCCCGCCCTCGCCGACACCTCCCGTCCTGAGGACCTCGACTTTTCCGTACTGGCCAACACGGTAGACCTCCACGGCCTGCCCGGGGTCCAGCGCAAAACGAGCGCGTCCATGCTGACGACGCCCGTGGCCCTGCGCGGCCACCGCTACGTGCTCAAGCTGGACCCGCCGGAGCACCCGCACCTGGTGGTGAACGAGGCCGCTCATTTGCGCGCCGCCAAGGCGCTGAAGATCCCGGTGGCCAAGAGCCGGGTTATCACGGACCGCAACGGGATGCCCGGGCTCCTCGTCGAGCGGTTCGACCGGGTCAGAAGCCCTGCGGGGGACTGGGTCCGGCTTCCCCTGGAGGACGGCACGCAAGTGCTGGGGCTGCCGCCGGCGGCCAAATACGGCGTCAGCGCCGAACAGGTGGCCTCGGCCCTGGCCGGGATCTGCAAGGCTCCGGTGGTGGCAAGCCGCAACCTTTACCTGCAGTTTGTCTTTGCCTGGCTCACGGGCAACGGCGACCTCCACGCCAAGAACCTGGCCGTTCTCGGCAGCGGGCCGGGACGCACAATGGCCCCGGTCTTCGATGTCCCCTGCACGCTCCTGTACGGGGATGAGACCCTGGCGCTGCCGATCGCGGGGAGGACGAGGAACCTCAGATCCAGGCATTGGGCCGAGTTCGCCGCCGTCCTGGGGCTTCTGCCGAGGGCGGCGGCCTCGGCCAACAGCACGGCACTGGCCGCCGCCGGCACCGTCCGGCTGGAGGAGCTGCCGTTCACGGGGTCCCCGCTGCGTGGCGCGCAGCGGGAACTCGGGTTTCGGCGCCGCGAGCTGGGCGGCTGA
- a CDS encoding helix-turn-helix transcriptional regulator, whose amino-acid sequence MSDVLSIAAGIRSARRDAGITQEDLAHLAGTSVRTVRAMETGRGNPSLLAVIAVSNVLGLHLTVQ is encoded by the coding sequence ATGAGTGATGTTTTGTCTATCGCGGCGGGTATCCGCAGCGCCCGGCGGGACGCGGGAATCACGCAGGAAGACCTTGCGCACCTGGCCGGCACGTCGGTGCGCACCGTCCGGGCCATGGAGACGGGACGCGGAAACCCTTCGCTGCTGGCCGTCATCGCCGTCAGCAATGTCCTGGGTCTCCACCTGACGGTGCAGTGA
- a CDS encoding dihydrofolate reductase family protein encodes MRKIILSMQVSLDGFFEGPHRDLSWHMVDEELHSHFNDELRAMGAFLDGRVTYELMADYWPTADADPDASAPEAEFARIWRDMPKIVYSRTMTSAGWNTTVVPEVVADEVRALKEQPGGDLALGGADLADTFRRLGLIDEYWLYVHPVVIGRGTPLFKSADTRTRLRLVETRGFGNGVALLRYAA; translated from the coding sequence ATGCGCAAAATCATCCTGTCCATGCAAGTGTCCCTTGACGGGTTCTTCGAAGGCCCGCACCGCGACCTCAGCTGGCACATGGTCGACGAGGAACTCCACAGCCACTTCAACGACGAGCTCAGGGCAATGGGGGCTTTCCTGGACGGCCGCGTCACCTACGAGCTCATGGCAGACTACTGGCCGACGGCCGACGCGGACCCCGACGCCAGCGCCCCGGAGGCCGAGTTCGCCCGGATCTGGCGGGACATGCCCAAAATCGTGTACTCGCGGACGATGACGTCGGCCGGCTGGAACACCACCGTGGTCCCGGAAGTCGTTGCCGACGAGGTCCGGGCGCTCAAGGAGCAGCCGGGCGGGGACCTGGCCCTCGGCGGGGCGGACCTCGCCGACACGTTCCGGCGGCTGGGGCTGATCGACGAGTACTGGCTGTACGTCCATCCGGTGGTCATTGGACGCGGGACACCCCTGTTCAAGTCAGCGGACACCAGGACGAGGCTCCGGCTCGTGGAGACGCGGGGCTTTGGCAACGGGGTGGCGCTGCTGCGCTACGCCGCGTAG
- a CDS encoding phosphatase PAP2 family protein — protein MTGPAPVEPAACVARGAAADLTVASAQPAAHTDAAHPAGQPQPWTLPHVRHWLLLGILLSAAVLAIGLAAQFTPGFSAAELGVDQDLSRHHAAALTAVAMALNVVFGPVAGLALIGAGALGIWLFRGGLVKATGFGLVALSGWVACELFKIIIARQRPNPALLFDPLAPETGSNSFPSGHVCFAVALGFALFFLARGTRWSTVTAVAAPAAALIVAWSRLYIGVHYPSDVAASFLSAGAAVVVVTGLWNVAAPRLTRRPGIPSAPPSPLLERK, from the coding sequence ATGACCGGACCCGCCCCTGTTGAGCCTGCTGCCTGCGTCGCCCGCGGCGCAGCCGCTGATCTCACCGTGGCGTCCGCGCAACCAGCCGCGCATACCGACGCCGCACATCCCGCCGGGCAGCCGCAGCCATGGACCCTCCCGCACGTGCGTCACTGGCTGCTCCTGGGCATCCTGCTGTCCGCCGCGGTCCTGGCAATCGGGCTGGCGGCGCAGTTCACGCCGGGGTTCAGCGCGGCCGAGCTCGGCGTCGACCAGGACCTCAGCCGGCATCACGCCGCCGCCCTGACCGCGGTCGCGATGGCCCTCAACGTCGTCTTCGGGCCCGTGGCCGGCCTGGCGCTGATCGGGGCCGGCGCCCTCGGCATCTGGCTGTTCCGCGGCGGCCTGGTCAAGGCGACCGGCTTCGGCCTCGTCGCGTTGTCCGGCTGGGTCGCTTGTGAGCTCTTCAAGATCATCATCGCCCGCCAACGGCCCAACCCTGCCCTGCTGTTCGACCCGCTGGCGCCGGAGACCGGTTCCAACAGCTTCCCGAGCGGCCACGTGTGTTTTGCGGTGGCCCTGGGTTTTGCGCTGTTCTTCCTGGCCCGCGGCACCCGCTGGTCCACGGTCACCGCCGTCGCGGCACCCGCGGCGGCGCTCATCGTGGCGTGGTCGCGGCTGTACATCGGCGTCCACTACCCCTCCGACGTCGCGGCGTCCTTCCTGTCGGCGGGCGCGGCCGTGGTGGTGGTCACGGGGCTGTGGAACGTGGCCGCGCCGCGGCTTACCCGGCGGCCCGGTATTCCTTCCGCCCCGCCGTCGCCGCTCCTGGAGAGGAAGTGA
- a CDS encoding VTT domain-containing protein gives MHTVGISALLPAASAAGTPSLLDPASLLAGLGPGALGVIALMVFIESGVLFPFLPGDSLLFTAGLLHQQLHLTLPVLIGVVTAAAVAGDQVGYMLGRTFGRRWFKDDARILKTAHLTTTEEFFRRHGGAAVVLARFVPMVRTFAPLSAGIARYGYKSFTLWNVTGALVWAASVTLLGTWLGHFEIIARNIDLIAVAMVLVSVLPPAVKLLKLRRRGTGPETPGPSAAGTGEVDVSDGDGTDADDGDDTGARTANGALTREMAAEE, from the coding sequence ATGCACACTGTAGGCATTTCAGCCCTTCTGCCGGCCGCATCAGCCGCCGGGACCCCCTCACTGCTGGACCCGGCAAGCCTGCTCGCCGGCCTCGGCCCGGGAGCCCTGGGCGTTATCGCGCTCATGGTGTTCATCGAATCGGGCGTGCTGTTTCCCTTTCTTCCCGGCGACTCGCTGCTCTTCACAGCGGGCCTGCTGCACCAGCAGCTGCACCTGACGCTGCCCGTGCTGATCGGCGTCGTGACCGCGGCCGCCGTCGCCGGCGACCAGGTCGGCTACATGCTGGGGCGCACCTTCGGCCGCCGCTGGTTCAAGGACGACGCCCGGATCCTGAAGACTGCACACCTGACCACAACGGAGGAATTCTTCCGGCGCCACGGCGGCGCCGCCGTCGTGCTGGCCCGGTTCGTGCCCATGGTGCGGACCTTCGCGCCGCTCAGCGCCGGGATCGCGAGATACGGCTACAAGTCCTTCACCCTGTGGAATGTCACCGGCGCGCTCGTGTGGGCCGCGTCCGTGACGCTGCTCGGCACCTGGCTGGGTCACTTTGAGATCATCGCCAGGAACATCGACCTGATCGCCGTGGCGATGGTCCTCGTATCCGTGCTGCCCCCGGCTGTGAAGCTTCTCAAACTCCGCCGCCGCGGCACCGGACCCGAAACCCCCGGCCCAAGCGCCGCCGGCACGGGGGAAGTCGACGTGAGCGACGGCGACGGGACAGACGCCGATGACGGGGACGACACGGGGGCGCGAACCGCGAACGGAGCCCTGACCCGGGAAATGGCCGCGGAAGAATAG
- a CDS encoding response regulator transcription factor, which produces MTTADRPALLLIEDDAVLGPLIAELLDPDYRVRLVTNGHDGLHVALTEAWDVMVIDRGLPGMDGIAVIAALRSKGVATPILILTALGDAGEKIRGLDAGANDYVTKPFDAGELAARLRALTRTFPAARAPLAIGDWELDPASRTVRSIYGHTVSLTAKEGQLLAALATEPDRVFTRDELLTAHFHPTDQPGVIDTYVHHLRRKIARTVVRTVHGVGYQIGDARE; this is translated from the coding sequence ATGACAACCGCTGACAGGCCGGCCCTGCTGCTCATCGAGGACGACGCGGTCCTGGGGCCGCTGATCGCCGAGCTCCTGGACCCGGATTACCGCGTCCGGCTGGTCACTAATGGCCACGACGGCCTGCACGTGGCACTGACGGAGGCGTGGGACGTGATGGTGATCGACCGCGGGCTGCCCGGGATGGACGGCATCGCCGTCATCGCGGCCCTGCGCTCCAAGGGCGTCGCCACGCCAATCCTGATCCTGACAGCGCTGGGCGACGCCGGCGAGAAAATCAGGGGCCTGGACGCAGGCGCCAACGACTACGTGACCAAGCCTTTCGACGCCGGTGAGCTGGCGGCACGGCTGCGGGCACTGACCCGTACCTTTCCGGCCGCACGGGCGCCGCTGGCGATCGGCGACTGGGAACTGGACCCGGCGTCGCGAACGGTCCGGTCCATCTACGGCCACACGGTATCTCTGACCGCGAAGGAGGGCCAGCTGCTCGCGGCCCTCGCCACGGAGCCGGACCGCGTCTTTACCCGGGACGAACTCCTGACGGCCCACTTCCACCCCACCGACCAGCCCGGTGTGATCGACACGTACGTCCACCACCTGCGCCGGAAGATCGCCCGGACCGTCGTCCGCACGGTCCATGGTGTCGGCTATCAGATCGGCGACGCCCGTGAGTAG